The Pseudomonas baetica genome includes a region encoding these proteins:
- a CDS encoding LysR family transcriptional regulator, which translates to MQKNITSLGSLNWDDLKFFLEVARTRKASTAAKRLAVDYTTVSRRISSLEAALGTLLFEKSRTSGFVLTTEGQRLLGYAESIESTLHMACEQVSGSGVALSGHVRMGCTEGFGSFFITPQLSHFVDAYPAISVDILPLPHFISLSKREADIVIALERPEHGPYVCCKLCDYRLQLYATQDYLDKHPPIRRPADLSKHQFISYVDDLAFSSELLYLANVLPGANAHLRSTSVIAQFVAAQQGRSLAILPCFLAAQDPRLLPVLPEDIDITRQFWMYCREDLRKLKRITLLWDYIREVTERNQGLLMGQTREMQFAD; encoded by the coding sequence ATGCAAAAAAACATCACCTCTCTCGGTTCGCTGAACTGGGACGACCTCAAGTTTTTCCTTGAAGTCGCCCGCACCCGCAAGGCCAGCACCGCCGCCAAACGGCTCGCGGTCGACTACACCACGGTGTCGCGGCGCATCAGTTCGCTGGAAGCGGCGCTGGGCACATTGCTGTTCGAGAAGTCACGCACCAGCGGCTTCGTCTTGACCACCGAAGGCCAGCGCTTGCTGGGTTATGCCGAGTCGATTGAAAGCACGTTGCACATGGCGTGCGAACAGGTGTCAGGCTCCGGCGTGGCGTTATCGGGCCATGTGCGCATGGGCTGCACCGAAGGGTTCGGCAGCTTTTTCATCACGCCGCAATTGAGCCATTTCGTCGACGCCTACCCGGCAATCTCGGTGGACATCCTGCCGCTGCCGCACTTCATCAGCCTGTCCAAGCGCGAGGCCGATATCGTCATCGCTCTGGAGCGCCCGGAGCACGGGCCATACGTGTGCTGCAAACTCTGCGACTACCGCTTGCAGCTGTACGCAACCCAGGACTACCTCGACAAACACCCACCGATCCGCCGCCCGGCGGATTTGAGCAAGCATCAATTCATCAGCTATGTGGATGACCTGGCGTTCAGCTCGGAGCTGCTGTACCTGGCGAACGTGCTGCCTGGCGCCAACGCGCATTTGCGCAGCACCAGCGTCATCGCGCAATTCGTCGCGGCGCAGCAAGGGCGCTCACTGGCGATTCTGCCGTGCTTCCTCGCCGCACAAGACCCGCGCCTGCTGCCGGTGTTGCCGGAGGACATCGACATCACCCGGCAGTTCTGGATGTACTGCCGGGAGGATCTGCGCAAGTTGAAGCGGATTACCCTGTTGTGGGATTACATCCGCGAGGTGACCGAGCGCAATCAGGGTCTGTTGATGGGGCAGACCCGTGAGATGCAGTTTGCTGACTGA
- a CDS encoding cupin domain-containing protein, which produces MTAPITVLRDTHPLPVLDACKWEKLEGDPHTVNLNAYTSEDGSKIMGTWICTPGKWRVDYVKWEYCHFQEGYCVITPDGMAPIHLRAGDIFVVEPGMKGTWEVVETVRKYFVFA; this is translated from the coding sequence ATGACTGCCCCTATCACCGTTCTGCGCGACACCCATCCGCTGCCGGTACTCGATGCCTGCAAATGGGAAAAACTCGAAGGCGACCCGCACACCGTCAACCTCAACGCCTACACCAGCGAAGACGGCAGCAAGATCATGGGCACGTGGATCTGCACACCGGGCAAGTGGCGCGTCGATTATGTGAAGTGGGAGTACTGCCATTTCCAGGAAGGCTACTGCGTGATCACCCCGGACGGCATGGCGCCGATTCACCTGCGCGCCGGTGACATTTTCGTGGTTGAACCGGGGATGAAAGGCACGTGGGAAGTGGTCGAGACCGTGCGCAAATATTTCGTGTTTGCCTGA
- the mmsB gene encoding 3-hydroxyisobutyrate dehydrogenase, which translates to MKIAFIGLGNMGAPMARNLIKAGHSLNLVDLNKTVLAELEQLGGTIRASAREAAEDAELVITMLPAAVHVRSVWLGEDGVLAGIRQGVPAVDCSTIDPQTARDVAAAAAKQGVAMADAPVSGGTGGATAGTLTFMVGATPQLFATLQPVLAQMGRNIVHCGEVGTGQIAKICNNLLLAISMVGVSEAMALGDALGIDTSVLAGIINSSTGRCWSSEMYNPWPGIVETAPASRGYTGGFGAELMLKDLGLATEAARQAHQPVVLGAVAQQLYQAMSLRGDGGKDFSAIINSYRKPAIEGQR; encoded by the coding sequence ATGAAAATCGCATTTATCGGTCTGGGTAACATGGGCGCGCCGATGGCGCGCAACCTGATCAAGGCCGGCCATTCGCTGAACCTGGTCGACCTGAACAAAACCGTGCTGGCGGAACTGGAACAACTGGGCGGCACTATTCGCGCTTCGGCGCGTGAGGCGGCCGAGGATGCTGAACTGGTGATCACCATGCTGCCGGCCGCCGTGCATGTGCGCAGCGTCTGGCTCGGTGAGGACGGTGTTCTGGCTGGCATTCGCCAAGGTGTGCCAGCGGTGGATTGCAGCACCATTGATCCGCAGACTGCCCGTGACGTAGCGGCCGCTGCGGCCAAACAAGGCGTGGCCATGGCCGATGCACCAGTGTCCGGTGGCACTGGTGGTGCGACCGCTGGCACGCTGACCTTTATGGTCGGCGCCACCCCGCAACTGTTCGCCACCCTGCAACCGGTGCTGGCGCAGATGGGCCGTAACATCGTGCATTGCGGCGAAGTCGGCACCGGGCAGATCGCCAAGATCTGCAACAACTTGCTGCTGGCGATTTCGATGGTTGGCGTCAGTGAAGCGATGGCGCTGGGCGATGCACTGGGGATTGATACCTCGGTGCTGGCCGGCATCATCAACAGCTCGACCGGTCGCTGCTGGAGTTCGGAGATGTATAACCCGTGGCCGGGCATCGTCGAAACGGCGCCGGCCTCGCGTGGTTATACCGGTGGTTTCGGGGCGGAGTTGATGCTCAAGGATCTGGGGCTGGCCACGGAAGCGGCGCGGCAGGCGCACCAACCGGTGGTGCTCGGCGCGGTGGCGCAACAGTTGTATCAGGCGATGAGCCTGCGCGGGGACGGCGGGAAAGACTTCTCGGCGATCATCAACAGCTATCGCAAGCCTGCAATTGAAGGGCAGCGCTGA
- a CDS encoding beta-ketoacyl-[acyl-carrier-protein] synthase family protein has product MSATRIVITGMGAVTGFGFEWQTLWEKMLGAEHCVRPWQPDDLQEASFAVRYAAPVDMRLLPEKLQSHPAWTMPLEKRSRFGWVAATQAVGDSGLQPEQLRGAAVLCASGAPQHMLADMLLSEAPNGGTPSWSYLMSRAGQVNADGSLRQSNDRLARVIADDLGCEGPVINISSACAGASQAIGNAFQMIRRGEVSVALAGGADSVLNLDTMAALYLLGAASSEQRWGADLCRPFDRDRSGLIAGEGGGFVVLESLEHALARGATPYAEVLGFGSSLDAYKVTAPQPEGRGAALAMQAALDDAGLRAQQIDLINAHGTSTPLNDVAETLAIKSVFAEHKHYRTLAVSANKSQFGHLIAAAGAPECIVTALACLNDLVTPTVNLHDADEQCDLDYCAGQAVSRRVDYALSNSFGFGGLNTSLALGKYREHGQ; this is encoded by the coding sequence ATGAGTGCGACACGGATTGTGATCACCGGCATGGGCGCCGTCACCGGTTTCGGTTTCGAATGGCAGACCCTCTGGGAAAAAATGCTCGGCGCCGAACATTGCGTACGGCCATGGCAGCCGGACGACCTGCAAGAGGCCTCGTTCGCGGTGCGTTATGCAGCGCCTGTCGACATGCGCCTGTTGCCGGAAAAACTGCAAAGCCATCCGGCCTGGACGATGCCGCTGGAAAAGCGCAGTCGCTTTGGCTGGGTGGCTGCCACGCAGGCAGTCGGTGACAGCGGCTTGCAGCCAGAACAGTTGCGGGGCGCGGCGGTGCTGTGTGCCTCGGGAGCACCGCAGCACATGCTCGCCGACATGCTGCTGAGCGAAGCCCCGAATGGCGGCACCCCGAGCTGGTCGTACCTGATGTCGCGGGCCGGGCAAGTGAATGCCGATGGCTCGCTGCGTCAGAGCAACGACCGTCTGGCGCGGGTAATCGCCGACGACCTGGGTTGTGAAGGGCCGGTGATCAACATCAGCAGTGCCTGTGCCGGCGCTTCACAAGCCATCGGCAATGCCTTTCAGATGATTCGTCGCGGAGAAGTCAGCGTTGCGCTGGCGGGTGGCGCCGACTCGGTGCTCAACCTCGACACCATGGCCGCGTTGTATTTACTCGGTGCCGCGTCGAGCGAGCAGCGCTGGGGCGCGGATCTGTGCCGTCCGTTCGATCGTGACCGCAGCGGTCTGATTGCCGGCGAGGGTGGTGGTTTCGTCGTGCTGGAAAGCCTCGAACATGCCTTGGCCCGTGGCGCCACGCCGTATGCCGAAGTGTTGGGTTTCGGCAGCAGTCTGGACGCTTACAAAGTCACCGCACCGCAACCGGAAGGACGTGGCGCGGCACTGGCGATGCAGGCCGCGCTGGATGACGCCGGTTTGCGCGCGCAGCAGATTGATCTGATCAACGCCCACGGCACCTCGACCCCACTCAATGACGTCGCCGAAACCCTGGCGATCAAAAGTGTGTTCGCCGAGCACAAGCATTATCGAACCCTGGCCGTCAGCGCCAACAAATCACAGTTCGGTCACCTGATCGCCGCGGCTGGCGCACCGGAATGCATCGTCACCGCGTTGGCCTGCCTCAACGATCTGGTCACACCCACGGTGAACCTGCATGACGCTGACGAACAGTGCGATCTGGATTACTGCGCCGGTCAAGCCGTCAGCCGCCGAGTGGATTACGCGTTGAGCAATTCCTTCGGTTTCGGTGGCCTCAATACCTCGCTGGCCCTTGGCAAATATCGGGAGCATGGACAATGA
- a CDS encoding pyocin S6 family toxin immunity protein: protein MYLCITGFLPDSFEDSSLKYELDVAPEFEQRVMDILGWKSLEAEADGELPLTREQVSQIADVVEESLPDNLDMFIGVVA, encoded by the coding sequence ATGTACTTATGCATCACAGGATTTTTGCCTGACAGCTTTGAAGATAGCTCGTTGAAGTACGAACTGGACGTGGCGCCAGAGTTTGAACAAAGAGTAATGGATATTCTTGGTTGGAAGAGCCTTGAAGCTGAGGCCGATGGGGAGTTACCACTAACCCGTGAACAGGTTAGCCAGATCGCCGATGTCGTCGAGGAATCTCTGCCCGACAACCTTGATATGTTTATTGGAGTTGTTGCGTAG
- a CDS encoding beta-ketoacyl synthase N-terminal-like domain-containing protein, which yields MTDATVRVAIAGSGCVLPTGWGVEGFWSAAREGRSAISPLNSSLFHSERVTAFGHIADRDHQRSRQDVAQNLQRYCPPAVIWGVSAVRQALAEAGLEPGRDNVRFGLYCCQGGYTHPSLASYGELLHECQTESGADMQRLAKRVLQERALDPFLVLKSLSNGLLGVVSLALKLECECNAYMQGVAGNLAALREACAALQSGRIDAAIVVGAGSELDPLALAALAEAGVISTEGTPSLRAFDRQGRGGIAGEGAAALVLRRADDLPAGPQTCLTALFAHPRLDSLNLPDKQVDLLISSATGDPHKDADLARTLARTGAAHITSSTPLTGILSGAPSLVDLIFARQVLQAQSIPPVSGLQQPLDAHLPFVLGGPRDAVLHDCLVINRDDNGFSAGYQLEFHAAD from the coding sequence ATGACTGACGCCACTGTACGTGTAGCGATCGCCGGCAGCGGTTGTGTGTTGCCCACCGGCTGGGGCGTTGAGGGCTTCTGGTCGGCGGCCCGCGAAGGACGTAGCGCGATCTCGCCTCTGAACTCGTCGTTGTTCCACAGCGAGCGGGTCACTGCATTCGGACACATCGCTGATCGAGACCATCAACGTAGCCGTCAGGACGTTGCGCAAAACCTCCAGCGCTACTGTCCGCCGGCAGTGATCTGGGGCGTCAGTGCCGTGCGCCAGGCGTTGGCCGAGGCCGGGCTTGAACCGGGCCGCGACAACGTGCGTTTTGGTCTCTATTGCTGCCAGGGCGGTTACACCCATCCCTCGCTCGCGTCCTACGGCGAACTGTTGCACGAGTGTCAGACCGAGAGCGGTGCCGACATGCAGCGTCTGGCCAAACGCGTGTTGCAGGAGCGCGCGCTCGATCCGTTTCTGGTCCTCAAAAGCCTGAGCAACGGTTTGCTCGGCGTCGTCAGTCTGGCCTTGAAGCTTGAGTGCGAATGCAACGCCTACATGCAAGGCGTGGCCGGCAACCTGGCGGCGCTGCGCGAAGCCTGCGCGGCGTTGCAGAGCGGTCGGATCGATGCGGCCATTGTGGTGGGCGCGGGCAGTGAACTGGATCCGTTGGCGCTCGCCGCACTGGCCGAGGCGGGGGTGATCAGTACCGAAGGAACGCCAAGCCTGCGTGCCTTTGATCGCCAGGGCCGTGGTGGTATTGCCGGCGAAGGCGCGGCAGCGTTGGTACTGCGCCGCGCCGATGATCTGCCGGCAGGCCCGCAAACCTGCCTGACGGCGCTCTTCGCCCATCCGCGTCTGGACTCGCTGAACCTGCCCGACAAACAGGTGGATCTGCTGATCAGCAGCGCCACTGGCGATCCGCACAAGGATGCCGATCTGGCCCGCACGCTGGCGCGAACCGGCGCTGCGCACATCACCAGCAGCACGCCGCTGACCGGCATTCTAAGTGGTGCACCGAGCCTGGTTGATCTGATCTTTGCCCGGCAGGTCTTGCAGGCGCAAAGCATCCCGCCGGTCAGTGGTCTGCAGCAACCGCTGGATGCGCACCTGCCGTTTGTGCTCGGCGGTCCGCGCGATGCCGTGCTCCACGATTGCCTGGTGATCAACCGCGACGACAACGGTTTCAGCGCCGGTTACCAACTCGAATTTCACGCGGCCGACTGA
- a CDS encoding CoA-acylating methylmalonate-semialdehyde dehydrogenase, with protein MNASLTPNETTVQKVKLLINGEWVESQTTEWHDIVNPATQQVLAKVPFATAAEVDAAVSAAQRAFQTWKLTPIGARMRIMLKLQALIREHSKRIAVVLSAEQGKTIADAEGDIFRGLEVVEHACSIGSLQMGEFAENVAGGVDTYTLRQPIGVCAGITPFNFPAMIPLWMFPMAIACGNTFVLKPSEQDPLSTLLLVELAIEAGVPAGVLNVVHGGKDVVDGLCTHEDIKAISFVGSTAVGTHVYDLAGKHGKRVQSMMGAKNHAVVLADANREQALNALVGAGFGAAGQRCMATSVVVLVGAAKQWLPDLKALAQKLKVNAGSEPGTDVGPVISKKAKARILDLIESGIKEGAKLELDGRDISVPGYEQGNFVGPTLFSGVTTDMQIYTQEIFGPVLVVLEVDTLDQAIALVNANPFGNGTGLFTQSGAAARKFQTEIDVGQVGINIPIPVPVPFFSFTGSRGSKLGDLGPYGKQVVQFYTQTKTVTARWFDDDSVNDGVNTTINLR; from the coding sequence ATGAACGCATCGCTTACGCCCAACGAAACCACGGTCCAGAAGGTCAAGCTGCTGATCAACGGCGAGTGGGTCGAGTCGCAGACCACCGAGTGGCACGACATCGTCAATCCGGCGACCCAGCAAGTGCTGGCCAAAGTCCCATTCGCCACCGCCGCTGAAGTCGATGCCGCCGTCAGCGCCGCGCAGCGCGCCTTTCAGACCTGGAAACTGACCCCGATCGGCGCGCGCATGCGCATCATGCTCAAGCTGCAAGCGCTGATCCGCGAGCATTCCAAACGCATCGCCGTGGTGCTGAGCGCTGAGCAGGGCAAAACCATTGCCGACGCCGAGGGCGACATTTTCCGTGGCCTGGAAGTGGTCGAGCACGCCTGCTCCATCGGCAGCCTGCAAATGGGCGAGTTCGCCGAGAATGTCGCCGGCGGCGTTGACACCTATACCCTGCGCCAGCCGATCGGTGTGTGCGCCGGCATCACCCCGTTCAACTTCCCGGCGATGATTCCGCTGTGGATGTTCCCGATGGCCATCGCCTGCGGCAACACTTTTGTATTGAAGCCTTCCGAACAGGATCCGCTGTCGACCCTGCTTCTGGTGGAACTGGCCATCGAGGCGGGCGTTCCGGCAGGCGTGCTCAACGTGGTGCATGGCGGTAAAGATGTGGTTGATGGCCTGTGCACGCACGAGGACATCAAGGCGATTTCGTTCGTCGGTTCGACCGCTGTCGGCACCCACGTTTATGACTTGGCCGGCAAGCATGGCAAACGCGTGCAATCGATGATGGGTGCGAAGAACCACGCCGTGGTGCTGGCGGACGCCAATCGCGAGCAAGCGCTGAATGCGCTGGTTGGCGCCGGTTTTGGTGCGGCCGGGCAACGTTGCATGGCCACTTCGGTGGTGGTGCTGGTGGGCGCGGCGAAACAATGGCTGCCTGACCTGAAAGCGCTGGCGCAGAAACTCAAGGTCAACGCCGGCAGCGAGCCGGGCACCGATGTCGGCCCGGTGATCTCGAAGAAAGCCAAGGCACGGATTCTCGATCTGATCGAAAGCGGCATCAAGGAAGGCGCCAAGCTTGAGCTGGACGGTCGCGACATCAGCGTGCCGGGTTACGAGCAAGGCAACTTCGTCGGCCCGACCCTGTTCTCCGGGGTGACCACCGACATGCAGATCTACACCCAGGAAATCTTTGGCCCGGTGCTGGTGGTGCTGGAAGTCGACACCCTTGATCAAGCCATCGCCCTGGTCAACGCCAACCCGTTCGGCAACGGCACCGGCCTGTTCACCCAGAGCGGCGCGGCTGCGCGTAAATTCCAGACGGAAATCGACGTCGGTCAGGTCGGTATCAACATCCCGATTCCAGTGCCGGTGCCGTTCTTCAGCTTCACCGGTTCGCGCGGTTCGAAACTCGGCGACCTCGGCCCGTACGGCAAGCAAGTGGTGCAGTTCTACACGCAGACCAAAACGGTCACGGCGCGCTGGTTCGATGACGACAGCGTCAACGACGGCGTGAACACCACTATCAACCTGCGCTGA
- a CDS encoding acyl carrier protein — MNNPLDLEHVVASTREILAQLLVMDANDIEENSSIVEDLGADSLDIVDLSFQLGRQYGCTLPKTSVLDHALTVCGDASEFLANGRITESGKRLLEQSLSAYTPDQLKAGMQPAQVFAATTVRNWANQCRDLFNYLPATCPDCNAHQAVLNERQQVVCGACSARLVPADGDEVSRQLVEQFVTTHAKEAV; from the coding sequence ATGAACAATCCATTGGACTTGGAACATGTCGTTGCCAGCACTCGCGAAATCCTCGCACAGCTGTTGGTGATGGATGCGAATGACATCGAAGAAAACAGCAGCATTGTCGAAGACCTCGGTGCCGACTCGCTGGACATCGTTGACCTGAGCTTCCAGCTGGGCCGCCAATATGGCTGCACACTGCCGAAAACCAGCGTGCTTGATCATGCGTTGACGGTTTGCGGTGATGCCAGCGAGTTTCTCGCCAACGGTCGTATTACCGAAAGCGGCAAGCGCCTGCTTGAGCAAAGCCTGAGCGCCTACACCCCGGATCAACTGAAGGCGGGCATGCAACCGGCTCAGGTGTTCGCCGCGACCACCGTGCGTAACTGGGCCAACCAGTGCCGCGATCTCTTCAACTACCTGCCGGCGACCTGCCCGGATTGCAATGCTCACCAGGCGGTGCTGAACGAGCGCCAACAAGTGGTCTGTGGCGCGTGCAGTGCGCGCCTGGTGCCGGCGGATGGCGATGAAGTGTCCCGTCAATTGGTTGAGCAGTTTGTTACCACTCACGCCAAAGAAGCGGTGTAG
- a CDS encoding beta-ketoacyl synthase, translating to MNRAIYLNAAAVLNVAGSDCADLLGTPCAAQPLAFDAQRQAFALPTPRLASDLFDRKIQRSVEPQGLRLLHCAARLAPALAALQLPASRIALTAAIPEVDAPSPCWDAVQAIIEQPHKQLSQLLANTPPLHALTLLNSSVMAYVAEALECHGPMGGFCSQDNAGLDALIEACQQIGERHADAALVVSSSPNLTPALYLREPDQAREPIFGEGAAALLLASTPPPGAAHAVRIAGFARGYSTDPQRSVAVGRRVIDQVLSVEKLRVGDVEHIVGNCADGQVMKLLEAFPREIRSTRAMTGELGASALLTEVALTLHLSREVAATPGYTLLVSHTRAGHWGALLLASETMEKHA from the coding sequence ATGAACCGAGCCATCTACCTGAATGCCGCTGCGGTGCTGAATGTGGCGGGCAGTGATTGCGCTGACTTGCTCGGCACGCCCTGCGCGGCGCAACCGCTGGCCTTTGACGCACAGCGTCAGGCATTTGCATTGCCGACGCCGCGACTGGCCAGTGACCTGTTTGATCGCAAGATCCAGCGCAGCGTCGAACCGCAGGGCTTGCGCCTGTTGCATTGCGCCGCACGGCTGGCGCCGGCACTGGCGGCGCTGCAATTGCCTGCGTCACGCATTGCCCTGACAGCGGCCATTCCCGAAGTCGATGCGCCGAGTCCTTGCTGGGATGCGGTGCAGGCGATCATCGAACAGCCCCACAAACAACTCAGCCAATTGTTGGCCAACACGCCGCCCCTGCATGCGCTGACCCTGCTCAACAGCAGCGTGATGGCGTATGTGGCTGAAGCGCTCGAATGCCATGGGCCAATGGGCGGATTTTGTTCCCAGGACAATGCCGGGCTGGATGCGCTGATCGAGGCCTGCCAGCAGATCGGCGAGCGGCATGCCGACGCCGCGTTGGTGGTCAGCAGCAGTCCGAACCTGACCCCTGCCCTGTACCTGCGCGAGCCCGATCAGGCGAGAGAACCGATTTTCGGTGAGGGCGCCGCCGCGCTGCTGCTGGCGTCGACACCCCCGCCGGGTGCGGCACACGCCGTGCGCATTGCCGGGTTTGCCCGTGGTTACAGCACCGATCCACAGCGGTCTGTGGCGGTGGGTCGGCGCGTGATCGACCAGGTCCTGAGTGTCGAGAAACTGCGGGTCGGCGACGTCGAGCATATCGTCGGCAATTGCGCTGACGGGCAAGTGATGAAGTTGCTCGAAGCTTTCCCGCGCGAGATTCGCAGCACTCGCGCCATGACCGGTGAACTGGGCGCCAGCGCCTTGCTGACAGAGGTCGCACTGACCTTGCACCTCAGCCGTGAAGTCGCGGCGACGCCGGGCTACACGTTGCTTGTCAGCCACACTCGCGCCGGTCACTGGGGCGCATTGCTGTTGGCCAGTGAAACCATGGAGAAGCACGCATGA
- a CDS encoding colicin E3/pyocin S6 family cytotoxin produces the protein MSGYVPNPPKGYRYSGVEPVDIHAQRWAEYKDLSPKPEDKPDTMGCVFAKSCNLPDGVIDHKNQSGFVPVEKLADYGLWAVLGTGAAITAQGTPLQLVGGSATGSAIAKRLGGSLSLGQLKGSGVVAAGFVTGTVGMLIPNTSISPDSAFYKNDQYATLETGRTRVRVNVKTLPDGSVNAYGFYTGGKTDWENVPVIKGDKVGETYVADIGNGIGLTWTPAANPDGVLGIPALEGAPQLPPVWVYPPTEQANKILVNPVHPPDYQDAIITFPNADIQPIYISLSVSGDHSYHPAPKGLTAFPDAARDKSKSSVQGGGKKRTRWKDSKGRIYEWDSQHGAVEMYDKQGKHLGEYNPETGEQTKPAKPGRTTPK, from the coding sequence ATGTCTGGCTATGTACCCAACCCGCCAAAGGGCTACCGCTACAGCGGTGTTGAGCCTGTCGATATCCATGCCCAGCGTTGGGCAGAATACAAAGACCTATCACCAAAACCAGAAGACAAGCCCGACACAATGGGCTGTGTGTTTGCCAAGAGCTGCAACCTCCCTGATGGTGTGATCGACCACAAGAACCAATCCGGGTTTGTGCCTGTTGAGAAACTGGCCGACTACGGACTGTGGGCTGTGCTTGGAACCGGGGCAGCGATTACCGCCCAAGGCACCCCACTCCAACTGGTGGGCGGGTCTGCTACTGGCAGTGCAATTGCTAAACGTCTTGGCGGGTCGCTATCACTGGGCCAGCTGAAAGGATCAGGCGTTGTTGCTGCTGGTTTTGTAACAGGTACTGTTGGGATGCTGATCCCGAACACCAGCATTTCACCTGATAGCGCCTTCTACAAGAACGATCAATACGCAACGCTTGAAACTGGCCGCACCCGTGTACGCGTCAACGTGAAGACTTTGCCGGATGGCTCCGTTAACGCCTACGGCTTCTACACGGGCGGTAAAACGGATTGGGAGAATGTCCCTGTCATCAAGGGCGATAAAGTCGGTGAGACATATGTTGCTGACATCGGCAACGGGATTGGGCTCACTTGGACGCCAGCGGCAAACCCTGATGGCGTACTGGGCATTCCTGCACTGGAAGGTGCTCCGCAATTGCCACCAGTGTGGGTTTATCCGCCGACCGAACAGGCCAATAAGATATTGGTCAATCCGGTGCATCCACCAGACTACCAAGATGCAATCATCACATTTCCTAACGCCGATATTCAGCCGATTTACATTTCGCTGAGCGTATCAGGTGATCATAGCTATCACCCGGCGCCTAAAGGACTGACGGCATTTCCTGATGCTGCGAGGGATAAATCAAAAAGCAGCGTTCAAGGTGGTGGTAAAAAACGTACCCGCTGGAAAGACTCTAAAGGGCGGATTTACGAGTGGGACAGTCAACACGGGGCTGTTGAAATGTATGATAAACAAGGCAAGCATTTGGGGGAGTACAACCCAGAGACAGGCGAGCAAACCAAGCCCGCAAAACCGGGAAGAACCACTCCTAAATAG
- a CDS encoding beta-ketoacyl-[acyl-carrier-protein] synthase family protein: MRAREVYVSGFGLVAPMALDAATLFERICRKQSCVREHPRFKALGFNNSAAGFIDDTQWQRIEAGFGGNAALHPRQSVLAEYVARQALEHAGLTPADFAHSRSGLFLGANKYCADSHDLQRISRCMDEAGRVDLDRLLDSPAPSSATFTRRVDQQTQHLADWLGIRDHISTHSDACAAGTMAIGSAYRAIERGEIDLAICGAVELMANELPYYMFNSLGALCQADLPASEQSRPFMPDRSGFVLSEGSAMVILESAEHAQRRKAALLGRVLGYANVCEAQKMTSSSRDGSKYEECMEAAIEDAGLLRSAVQHVNTHGTSTQANDSCEALALQRLFDGCQDFMTFTANKSAIGHSLAGSGAIEAVLSLMSLRDGVLLPTLNYDPERAEYPSLKFLSEPVRQPISVVMSNSFGFGGINSSLVLGRA; this comes from the coding sequence ATGCGGGCACGAGAAGTCTATGTGAGCGGGTTCGGTCTGGTGGCGCCCATGGCGCTGGACGCTGCCACGTTGTTCGAGCGGATTTGCCGGAAGCAATCCTGTGTCCGCGAACATCCTCGATTCAAGGCGCTGGGATTCAACAACAGCGCAGCCGGATTTATCGACGATACGCAGTGGCAGCGGATCGAGGCCGGTTTCGGCGGCAACGCGGCGCTGCACCCACGGCAAAGTGTGCTGGCCGAGTACGTTGCCCGGCAGGCGCTGGAGCACGCCGGCTTGACGCCGGCAGACTTTGCTCACAGTCGCAGCGGTCTGTTTCTGGGCGCCAACAAGTACTGTGCCGACAGCCACGATCTGCAGCGGATCAGCCGTTGCATGGATGAGGCCGGACGCGTCGACCTCGATCGTCTGCTGGACAGTCCGGCACCGTCCAGCGCGACTTTCACCCGGCGGGTCGATCAACAGACACAACACCTGGCCGATTGGCTCGGCATCCGCGATCACATCTCGACCCATTCCGATGCCTGTGCCGCCGGCACCATGGCCATCGGCAGCGCTTACCGGGCGATCGAGCGCGGAGAGATCGATCTGGCTATCTGCGGCGCCGTCGAACTGATGGCCAACGAACTGCCTTATTACATGTTCAACAGCCTTGGCGCGCTCTGTCAGGCCGACTTGCCGGCGAGCGAACAAAGCCGCCCGTTCATGCCGGACCGTAGCGGTTTTGTCCTCAGCGAAGGCTCGGCGATGGTCATTCTCGAATCCGCTGAACACGCACAACGGCGCAAGGCTGCGCTACTGGGCCGGGTGTTGGGTTACGCGAATGTCTGCGAGGCGCAGAAAATGACCTCCAGCAGCCGCGATGGCAGTAAATACGAGGAATGCATGGAAGCAGCAATCGAAGATGCCGGGCTGTTGCGCAGCGCCGTGCAACACGTCAACACCCACGGTACCTCCACGCAGGCCAATGACAGTTGTGAAGCGTTGGCGCTGCAGCGTCTGTTCGACGGCTGCCAGGATTTCATGACCTTCACCGCCAACAAGTCCGCCATCGGCCATTCGCTGGCGGGCAGTGGCGCGATCGAAGCAGTGCTGTCGCTGATGAGCCTGCGTGACGGTGTGCTGTTGCCGACCCTGAATTACGACCCCGAGCGTGCCGAATACCCTTCGCTGAAGTTCTTGAGCGAGCCGGTGCGACAGCCGATCAGCGTGGTGATGTCCAACTCGTTCGGCTTCGGCGGCATCAACAGCTCGCTGGTTTTGGGGAGGGCATGA